TAAAAGGGATGTTCCCAGGTGGTACAATTACAGGAGCACCGAAAGTTCGAACAATGGAAATTATCGAAGAGTTAGAACCGACAAGACGAGGAATTTATACTGGTTCTATCGGTTGGTTAACGAACGATGGCGATATGGAATTTAATATTGCTATTCGGACGATGTATGTAAAAGACGGAAAGGTGTATGTACAAGCCGGTGCTGGTATTGTGAATGATTCTCTTCCGGAAGCGGAGTATAATGAATCATTAAAAAAAGCACAAGCATTATGGAGTGCAAAGGAAGCTAGTGAAGAAGAGATTTAGTAAAGACGAGGAGAGATGAGTATGATTTTAATGATTGATAATTATGATTCTTTTACGTACAATTTAGTGCAATATGTCGGAGAATTAGGGGAAGAGATTCAAGTTTATCGAAATGACGAAATTTCCGTGAAAGATATTGAAACATTGAATCCGAAAATGATTATGATTTCACCAGGACCGTGCACGCCAAATGAAGCGGGAATTAGCTTAGAGGTAATCCGTACGTTTGGCGGGAAAGTGCCGATTTTTGGTGTTTGTTTAGGTCACCAAGCAATCGCGCAAGCATTTGGCGGAGAAGTTGTGCGAGCGGATGTGTTAATGCACGGAAAAACATCTAGCGTATACCACGATGATCAGACGTTGTTTAAAGGATTGCCACAACCATTTACAGCAACGCGGTATCATTCGTTAATTGTCAAAAAAGAAACGTTACCGGATTGTTTGACGATTTCCGCTGAAACGAAAGACGGGGAAATTATGGCAATTCGTCATAAGGAACTGCCGATTGAAGGGGTTCAATTTCACCCTGAATCGATGCTAACTGAAGGCGGAAAAGAAATGATTAAACAATTTGTGGAGTATTATAAATAAAAGTGTGGGATGAAGATGTATATGTATTGGAATGGAGAGATTGTTTCAGCAGATGAAATAACAATCTCCCCGTTCGATCATGGATATTTATATGGGATGGGCGTGTTTGAAACTTTTCGAGTTTACGAGCGTCATCCCTTTTTATTTGATGATCATTATGAACGGTTAAAACAAGGATTACAACAATTAAATATTACGAATCAGGTGGAAAAAGACGCGTTGCTACAAGGATTGTATCATTTGTTAGATGCGAACCAAATAGAGGATGCGTACGTTCGTTTAAATATTTCGGCTGGTGTTGGAGATGTTGGATTGCGCACTGAACCGTATGAGCATCCGACAGTGTTAATGTACATGCGCCCTTTACCGAAGGACGTGACCTATCCAGAAAAAGACGGACACATTTTACGCCTCCGTCGAAATACACCTGAAGGGTCATTTCGGTTAAAATCACATCATTATTTAAATAATATGATGGCGAAACGAGAAATTGGTTCAAAGCCGAACATAGAAGGTATTTTTTTAACAGAAACAGGAGTGTTAGCAGAAGGGATTGTGTCGAATCTCTTTTGGGTACAAGATGGTATCGTCTATACACCAAGTGTCGATACTGGTATTTTAAATGGGATTACTAGGCAATTTATTCTCGAAATGTGCCAAAAATTAAGTATAATCGTCAAAGAGGGGCATTTTTCAAAACAAGAAATGAAACTGGCAGATGAAGCGTTCATTACGAATTCTATCCAAGAGATTGTTTCGTTAAAAAGTATCGATGGTAGAGTCCTACCAGAAGATAAACGACTTAAGTCGATGTTACAAACGTATTATCATCAAAATCGGACAACTTTATGGGCAAAACAACAGTTTCAAAAATAGAAAGGACCGAGAATTTCCAATGAAAACATATAATCCTATTCGACTTTATATAAAAGAACAAAAAGACATTGTAACAGAATTTAAAAAAATTGGTGCAGACCCAGGGGGCATTAAATTAATGGCTCCGAAAGGGGAAGTCCTGTTAATTCGTGCGGAACAAGTATCGCTAAAAGCAGCCAATTTATTAAAACAGGAAATGTTATCTCGAGGTGGCGATTGTGTCGTTCATCGTAACGTAAGTAATTTAACGATAGAAGAGAGTGCTGTGATTCTAATTGGCACGCGTCGCATCTTCCAAGGTGTATTACCAAAACTACGCTCGCAGCCATTTGGTCTAAAAGCACTTGGGAAAGAAATCGAAATATTGCTATATAACGAAATGAAATCAAAAGAATCCCAAACGATGATGATTCGTGGAAAAGTGTATGATTGGAATGCAAAAACATGGATTATGGGCATTTTAAACGTAACACCTGATTCTTTTTCAGATGGCGGAAAGTTTAATCAATCAGAGTATGCAGTTGCACATGCGAAGGAAATGGTAGCGAACGGAGCGGATATTATTGATATTGGCGGCGAATCAACTCGACCAGGACATGAACCGGTTTCGTTAGAACAAGAACTAGCTCGCGTAGTGCCAATCATTGAAGCGCTTCGAACAGAGGTTCCAGATATACCAATTTCTATCGATACGTACAAAGCGAAAGTAGCAGAAGAGGCAATCAAAGCGGGAGCGGACATTATTAACGATATTTGGGGAGCGAAAAAAGAACCAGCCATTGCGGGAGTTGCAGCCAAGTATCAAGTGCCGATTATTTTAATGCATAACCGTACCGACAAAAACTATGTACATTTAATGAGTGATATTGCTTCTGATATGCGCAAAAGCATTGCCATTGCAAAAAAAGCTGGTGTAACAGATGGACAAATTATTTTAGATCCAGGGATTGGCTTTGCGAAAACGTACGAACAAAATTTAGAAGTTATGCGCAAACTTGATACGTTTACTGCGCTAGGATATCCTGTTTTGTTAGGTACGTCACGAAAGTCGATGATTGGTAATGCACTTGATTTACCAGTAACAGAACGGATGGAGGGGACCGGCGCAACTGTTTGTTTAGGAATTGAAAAAGGTTGCCAAATTATGCGTGTGCATGACGTGAAGGAAATGAGCCGCATGGCAAAAATGATGGATATCATGCTTGGGAGAAGAATAGATGGATAAAATTTATATCAACCAAATGGAGTTTTATGCGTATCACGGTGTGTTTGAAGAAGAAAAACGGCTTGGTCAACGTTTTATTGTCGATGCCGTGTTAGAATTAGATTTGCAAAAAGCAGGTCAAAGCGATGATGTACAAGATACGATTGATTACGGTGCGGTGTATCAGGAAGTAAAACGAATTGTAGAAGGGGAACAATACCAACTAATTGAACGATTGGCTGAAAAAATTTCCACTGAGCTTCTTCGTATCTTTCCAACGCTTTTTGCATGTACAATAAAAGTAAATAAACCGAATGCGCCGATTCCAGGGCATTTAGCATCGGTTGCAGTAGAAGTCATAAGAAAGAGGACAGATGATGAATAAAGCTTATTTAGCGCTCGGTTCTAATATGGGGGACCGTTATTATTATTTATGTCAGGCGTTGCAGGCGATGCATCTGGCAAAAGAAATAGATATTTGCCGTGTATCATCGATTTACGAAACAGACCCAGTCGGATATGAAAATCAAAATTGTTTTTTGAATATGGTCATCGAGGTGAATACGACCTTTTCACCGCATGATTTATTAGCGTATTTACAAAAGAATGAACGGAAATTAGGGCGGAAGCGAGAAATTCGATTTGGTCCAAGAACGATTGATTTGGATATTTTATTGTACAACGATGAAGTAATAGAAACGGACACATTACAGTTACCGCATCTGAGAATGACAGAAAGAGCGTTTGTACTCATTCCATTGCAAGAAATTGCTAGTAATCTTTCCGTTCCAAATGACAAACGTTCATTAGAAACAATGATTGGTGAAGCAGATGATCGATTAGGGGTAAGGCTTTGGAAGCAAAAAGCAGGTCAAGAAACAGATAAATTATTTGCTAATTAAAAAGGAGTGATAACATGTTAAAAATCGGGGATATCGCGATTAAAAATCCTGTCGTTTTGGCGCCGATGGCCGGAGTGTGTAATGCGGCGTTCCGGCTAACGGTTAAAGAATTTGGAGCGGGACTAGTATGCGCGGAAATGGTTAGCGATAAAGCAGTCATTAATCGAAATGAAAAAACGATGGATATGCTTTATATTGATGAACAAGAAAAACCGTTAAGTTTACAAATTTTCGGTGGAAGTAAAGAAACATTAGTAGAAGCGGCAAAATACGTAGCAGAAAACACAACAGCAGATATTATTGACATTAATATGGGGTGCCCAGTACCGAAAATTACAAAGTGCGACGCAGGTGCAAGATGGCTATTAGACCCAAATAAAATTTATGAAATGGTTTCTTCAGTTACCGATGAGGTCGATGTTCCAGTAACGGTAAAGATGCGGATAGGCTGGGATGAAGAACATATTTTTGCGGTAGAAAATGCGCTAGCAGCAGAACGAGCTGGTGCAAAAGCAGTGACAGTTCATGGACGTACACGTGTACAAATGTATGAAGGAAAAGCGAACTGGGATATTATTAAGCAAGTAAAACAAGCTGTTAACATCCCGGTTATCGGAAATGGTGACGTAGCAACTCCACAAGATGCTAAACGGATGATTGATGAAATCGGTGTAGACGGTGTTATGATCGGTCGAGCGGCGTTAGGAGACCCATGGATGATTTACCGAACTGTCCGTTATTTAGAAACAGGGGAATTGATGGACCCACCGACGCCGCGGGAAAAGGTAGATGTATGTATGCTCCATTGTGACCGTTTAATGAAGTTAAAAGGGGAACACATTGCCTTGTTAGAAATGCGCAAACATGCAGCGTGGTATTTAAAAGGATTGCCTGGAAATGCAAAAGTAAGAAATCGTATTAATGAAATTACAACACGCGACCAAT
The genomic region above belongs to Massilibacterium senegalense and contains:
- the pabC gene encoding aminodeoxychorismate lyase, producing MYMYWNGEIVSADEITISPFDHGYLYGMGVFETFRVYERHPFLFDDHYERLKQGLQQLNITNQVEKDALLQGLYHLLDANQIEDAYVRLNISAGVGDVGLRTEPYEHPTVLMYMRPLPKDVTYPEKDGHILRLRRNTPEGSFRLKSHHYLNNMMAKREIGSKPNIEGIFLTETGVLAEGIVSNLFWVQDGIVYTPSVDTGILNGITRQFILEMCQKLSIIVKEGHFSKQEMKLADEAFITNSIQEIVSLKSIDGRVLPEDKRLKSMLQTYYHQNRTTLWAKQQFQK
- the folK gene encoding 2-amino-4-hydroxy-6-hydroxymethyldihydropteridine diphosphokinase — protein: MMNKAYLALGSNMGDRYYYLCQALQAMHLAKEIDICRVSSIYETDPVGYENQNCFLNMVIEVNTTFSPHDLLAYLQKNERKLGRKREIRFGPRTIDLDILLYNDEVIETDTLQLPHLRMTERAFVLIPLQEIASNLSVPNDKRSLETMIGEADDRLGVRLWKQKAGQETDKLFAN
- the folP gene encoding dihydropteroate synthase, producing the protein MMIRGKVYDWNAKTWIMGILNVTPDSFSDGGKFNQSEYAVAHAKEMVANGADIIDIGGESTRPGHEPVSLEQELARVVPIIEALRTEVPDIPISIDTYKAKVAEEAIKAGADIINDIWGAKKEPAIAGVAAKYQVPIILMHNRTDKNYVHLMSDIASDMRKSIAIAKKAGVTDGQIILDPGIGFAKTYEQNLEVMRKLDTFTALGYPVLLGTSRKSMIGNALDLPVTERMEGTGATVCLGIEKGCQIMRVHDVKEMSRMAKMMDIMLGRRIDG
- the pabA gene encoding aminodeoxychorismate/anthranilate synthase component II, whose product is MILMIDNYDSFTYNLVQYVGELGEEIQVYRNDEISVKDIETLNPKMIMISPGPCTPNEAGISLEVIRTFGGKVPIFGVCLGHQAIAQAFGGEVVRADVLMHGKTSSVYHDDQTLFKGLPQPFTATRYHSLIVKKETLPDCLTISAETKDGEIMAIRHKELPIEGVQFHPESMLTEGGKEMIKQFVEYYK
- the folB gene encoding dihydroneopterin aldolase produces the protein MDKIYINQMEFYAYHGVFEEEKRLGQRFIVDAVLELDLQKAGQSDDVQDTIDYGAVYQEVKRIVEGEQYQLIERLAEKISTELLRIFPTLFACTIKVNKPNAPIPGHLASVAVEVIRKRTDDE
- the dusB gene encoding tRNA dihydrouridine synthase DusB, encoding MLKIGDIAIKNPVVLAPMAGVCNAAFRLTVKEFGAGLVCAEMVSDKAVINRNEKTMDMLYIDEQEKPLSLQIFGGSKETLVEAAKYVAENTTADIIDINMGCPVPKITKCDAGARWLLDPNKIYEMVSSVTDEVDVPVTVKMRIGWDEEHIFAVENALAAERAGAKAVTVHGRTRVQMYEGKANWDIIKQVKQAVNIPVIGNGDVATPQDAKRMIDEIGVDGVMIGRAALGDPWMIYRTVRYLETGELMDPPTPREKVDVCMLHCDRLMKLKGEHIALLEMRKHAAWYLKGLPGNAKVRNRINEITTRDQLEQVLLEYVQQLEERAKMTEKAVL